In Hymenobacter sublimis, a single genomic region encodes these proteins:
- a CDS encoding outer membrane beta-barrel protein: MKRFFALLAFLLLTLTTASTARAAGHPSNDDTILVKLPNQATMTLYVKDKAQLRQMRQYKLDSLIVLLDAYITQAEAAGKNSKSEQVTLEFYPAKEQPGKQVPEQIRITVRNQGPGSKTKSADHVDVTLGRVFGVTVDESTDGGNDHVSVRVGTSPTSDSIRNAQRKARQEERHNRAVHSNFNIDLGLNTLVNRETPVGGQDFDLRPIGSRYLSLNWHYDIRVGKKGSPLHLLTGPELAFNNYMLDKNLQFIESGNRTVVALDATNPDRELQKSKLAVSTINLPLMAVLDFKNKKGRDAFRIGAGGFVGYRLGSHTKIKYEDNGNTKKDKDRGSYNLADFQYGLQGTIGIRGLDLFAKYNLNETFKNNRGPQAQTLSFGVSLLQ, from the coding sequence ATGAAACGCTTTTTTGCTCTCCTCGCCTTCTTGCTGCTGACGCTGACTACGGCCAGCACCGCCCGGGCCGCAGGCCACCCCAGCAACGACGACACCATCCTCGTTAAGCTGCCCAACCAAGCCACCATGACGCTCTACGTCAAGGACAAGGCCCAGCTCCGGCAAATGCGCCAGTACAAGCTCGACTCCCTGATTGTACTACTTGACGCTTACATCACCCAGGCCGAAGCGGCGGGCAAAAACTCCAAATCGGAGCAGGTAACCCTGGAGTTTTACCCGGCCAAGGAGCAGCCCGGCAAGCAGGTACCCGAACAAATCCGGATTACGGTACGCAACCAAGGGCCCGGCAGCAAAACCAAATCCGCGGACCACGTGGACGTTACCCTGGGCCGCGTGTTTGGCGTGACAGTGGACGAAAGCACGGATGGCGGCAATGACCACGTGTCGGTGCGGGTAGGCACTTCGCCTACCTCCGATTCCATCCGCAATGCCCAGCGCAAGGCCCGGCAGGAGGAGCGGCACAACCGCGCCGTACACAGCAACTTCAACATTGACCTGGGTCTGAACACGCTGGTAAACCGCGAAACCCCAGTAGGCGGCCAGGATTTCGACCTGCGCCCCATTGGCTCGCGCTACCTTAGCCTGAATTGGCACTACGACATCCGCGTGGGTAAGAAAGGCTCGCCCCTGCACCTGCTCACCGGTCCGGAGCTGGCTTTTAACAACTACATGCTCGACAAGAACTTGCAGTTTATAGAGTCCGGCAACCGCACGGTTGTGGCCCTAGATGCCACCAACCCCGACCGGGAACTGCAGAAAAGCAAGCTGGCCGTTTCCACCATCAATCTGCCGCTGATGGCCGTGCTGGACTTTAAGAACAAAAAGGGCCGCGACGCCTTCCGCATTGGGGCCGGCGGGTTCGTGGGCTACCGCCTGGGTTCCCATACCAAAATCAAGTACGAAGACAATGGCAACACCAAAAAGGACAAGGACCGCGGCTCCTACAACCTAGCCGACTTCCAATATGGCTTGCAAGGCACCATCGGCATCCGCGGCCTCGACCTCTTCGCCAAGTACAACCTCAACGAAACGTTCAAGAATAACCGCGGCCCCCAAGCCCAAACCCTCAGCTTCGGCGTATCGCTGCTGCAATAG
- a CDS encoding TrmH family RNA methyltransferase, translating into MISKAVAKYVHALHLKKYRLRHGAFLVEGGKSVRELLSSGILTERLVVTSEFAEKIRPDIPAGLPVDVVSEEELTRLGTLSTNNTALAVAQLPQEKPLQPTAGQLFLALDEVRDPGNVGTLIRLADWYGLAGVICSETCADPWAPKTVSATMGSFTRVPVWQRELPAWLSSLPSELPVYGADLHGDNVHRLTLQPTGVLVMGSESHGLTSPVEACLTQRLHIPGRGQAESLNVAVSAAILLDNFYRHTVGE; encoded by the coding sequence ATGATTTCAAAAGCAGTAGCGAAATACGTGCACGCGCTGCACCTGAAGAAGTACCGACTCCGGCACGGCGCCTTCCTGGTGGAAGGGGGCAAAAGCGTACGGGAGCTGCTAAGTTCCGGGATTCTAACGGAACGGCTCGTGGTTACGTCTGAATTCGCTGAGAAAATCCGGCCAGATATTCCGGCGGGCCTACCCGTCGATGTAGTGTCGGAGGAGGAGCTCACCCGCTTGGGCACACTCAGCACCAACAACACGGCCCTGGCCGTGGCCCAGCTACCCCAGGAAAAGCCCCTGCAACCCACTGCCGGACAGCTTTTTCTGGCCCTGGACGAAGTGCGCGACCCGGGCAACGTGGGCACCCTCATCCGGCTGGCCGACTGGTACGGGCTGGCCGGGGTCATCTGCTCCGAAACCTGCGCCGACCCCTGGGCACCTAAAACCGTGTCGGCCACCATGGGCTCGTTTACCCGCGTACCCGTCTGGCAGCGCGAGCTGCCTGCTTGGCTCAGCAGCCTACCCTCCGAGCTGCCCGTTTACGGCGCCGACCTGCACGGCGACAACGTGCACCGCCTGACCTTGCAGCCCACCGGCGTGCTGGTCATGGGTAGCGAAAGTCACGGCCTCACGTCCCCCGTAGAAGCCTGCCTGACCCAGCGCCTGCACATCCCCGGCCGCGGCCAAGCCGAAAGCCTCAACGTAGCCGTGTCCGCCGCCATCCTGCTGGATAATTTCTACCGGCATACGGTGGGTGAGTGA
- the tamL gene encoding translocation and assembly module lipoprotein TamL, which yields MKSYSQINGRPSRWGLWSGKNFTRLALSSLLVAGGVSGCSPLRLLKPGQRLLSRVKVEGTEKADAERLQTLVQQKPNSTFPLPKVAIYQLGRSFYNAERIQRKLQEDRTHYDQLIKAAGTDSAEVGKLLTKRERHTRRHQLALDKGNAVMRLGEPPVIYDSSLTATSVDQLGIFLKSKGFFRSSVSATDTVPTRMFSPLRIFTLRSPFHADSQRVTVTYRIQEGPVFRYSQLDYDIADTTISRRVLLSQPQSLLRVGDQYDEEQIGAERSRLENLLKNQGFYDFRSQYITLEADTSFAPTTVRLRTMVAKPTRGEQHRLYTVRRVNFIADAGLVRFGQQRDTIIRDSVYYLAYQHKFSTKALDLKLAVRPGDAYSLSNTQLTQRQLSGLDMFRFSTVTYRRVRGPEAPADSARGLLDATVNASPAKKFQETSEFGATSVAERIGPFGNVRLKVRNVFGGAEILEFGLRAGFEGQYSLTGPIEDVTDRQSVLTTQLGANVNLVLPQFLVPWRANRFLSQYNPRTRFNATYTYVYRPEYTRTNAEGTFDYIWQRSAFHQFVLTPVDVSIIRTADVNEQFATILQNLLIQQGSPLYRSFDNLFIPSFNATSIYNSNDFNQTRDGYYLRLFGELGGLTRSLYQKEPLINNQDNPKANRLKTYDFAKFTADYRRYYKLGPNSYFVYRLAAGAATALTSTRIVTRDETGATVGDETAYLIPYDKYLFAGGSSSVRAWKPRRLGPGSATQYKYDPAQPDSLLKVNGRPVRDYNLEQPGELLLEGNVEFRFPLYSFIKGAVFTDFGNVWTLRSQPINPNQTPAQQEEQRKRQQQSTFRFNNFYRQFAVGSGIGFRFDFTFLILRLDVATKVYDPTAPGSKWAIRKFSLAEDQTAFNLGIGYPF from the coding sequence TTGAAATCATATTCGCAGATTAACGGTAGGCCCTCCAGGTGGGGGCTCTGGTCAGGAAAAAACTTCACTCGTCTGGCGCTGAGCAGCTTGCTGGTAGCGGGCGGGGTGAGCGGCTGCTCGCCCCTGCGCCTGCTTAAGCCCGGCCAGCGCCTGCTGAGCCGCGTGAAGGTGGAAGGCACGGAAAAGGCCGATGCCGAGCGCTTGCAAACTTTGGTGCAGCAGAAGCCCAACAGTACGTTTCCGCTGCCAAAGGTAGCCATCTACCAGCTAGGCCGCTCGTTTTATAACGCCGAGCGCATCCAGCGCAAGCTCCAGGAAGACCGCACCCACTACGACCAGCTGATCAAGGCCGCCGGCACCGACTCGGCGGAAGTAGGCAAGCTGCTCACCAAGCGCGAGCGGCACACCCGCCGCCATCAGCTGGCCCTGGACAAGGGCAACGCCGTGATGCGCCTGGGCGAGCCCCCGGTTATCTACGATTCGTCGCTGACGGCTACTTCCGTAGACCAGCTCGGGATTTTTCTGAAGTCCAAGGGCTTCTTCCGCAGCTCGGTTTCGGCCACGGATACCGTGCCGACCCGGATGTTCTCGCCCCTGCGCATTTTTACTCTCCGCTCCCCCTTCCACGCTGACTCCCAGCGCGTGACGGTGACTTACCGCATTCAGGAGGGGCCGGTGTTTCGTTACTCCCAACTCGATTACGACATTGCCGACACGACCATTTCCCGGCGCGTGCTGCTGAGTCAGCCCCAGAGCCTGCTGCGGGTGGGTGACCAGTACGATGAGGAGCAAATCGGGGCTGAGCGCAGCCGGTTGGAAAACCTGCTCAAAAACCAGGGCTTCTACGATTTCCGCTCCCAGTATATTACCCTGGAAGCCGATACCAGCTTTGCCCCCACCACCGTGCGCCTGCGCACAATGGTAGCCAAACCTACCCGTGGGGAGCAGCACCGCCTGTACACGGTGCGGCGGGTAAACTTTATAGCCGATGCTGGCCTGGTGCGCTTCGGCCAGCAGCGCGATACCATCATTCGCGACTCGGTGTACTACCTGGCCTACCAGCACAAGTTCAGCACCAAGGCCCTGGACCTGAAACTGGCCGTGCGCCCCGGCGACGCCTACAGCCTGAGCAACACACAGCTGACCCAGCGCCAGCTCTCGGGCCTGGATATGTTCCGCTTCAGCACCGTAACCTACCGCCGGGTGCGCGGTCCGGAGGCCCCAGCCGACTCGGCCCGGGGCCTGCTCGATGCCACCGTCAATGCCTCGCCGGCCAAGAAATTTCAGGAAACCTCCGAGTTCGGGGCTACCTCCGTGGCCGAGCGGATTGGGCCATTTGGCAACGTGCGCCTCAAGGTGCGCAACGTGTTCGGCGGGGCCGAAATTCTGGAGTTTGGCCTGCGGGCGGGCTTCGAAGGCCAGTATAGCCTAACCGGCCCAATTGAGGACGTAACCGACCGGCAGAGCGTGCTCACTACCCAGCTGGGAGCCAACGTGAACCTGGTGCTGCCGCAGTTTCTGGTGCCGTGGCGGGCCAACCGCTTCCTCAGCCAGTACAACCCGCGCACCCGTTTCAACGCCACCTACACGTACGTATACCGCCCGGAATACACCCGCACCAACGCCGAGGGCACCTTTGACTACATCTGGCAGCGCTCCGCGTTTCACCAGTTTGTGCTGACGCCGGTGGACGTGAGCATCATCCGCACCGCTGATGTGAACGAGCAGTTTGCGACCATTCTGCAGAACCTGCTGATTCAGCAGGGCTCCCCGTTGTACCGCAGCTTCGATAACCTGTTTATTCCCAGCTTCAACGCTACCTCCATTTATAATTCCAACGATTTCAACCAAACTCGCGACGGATATTACCTACGCCTGTTCGGGGAGCTAGGCGGCCTCACGCGCAGCCTCTACCAAAAGGAGCCGCTGATTAATAACCAGGATAACCCCAAGGCCAACCGGCTGAAAACCTACGACTTCGCCAAGTTCACGGCTGATTACCGCCGCTATTATAAGCTGGGCCCCAACTCCTACTTTGTGTACCGGCTGGCGGCGGGCGCCGCTACGGCCCTCACCTCCACCCGCATCGTAACTAGAGACGAAACTGGGGCGACGGTAGGCGATGAAACCGCCTACCTGATTCCCTACGACAAGTACCTGTTTGCGGGCGGTAGCTCCAGCGTGCGGGCCTGGAAACCCCGCCGCTTGGGTCCGGGCTCCGCTACGCAATACAAATACGATCCTGCACAGCCAGATTCGCTTCTGAAAGTAAACGGGCGGCCCGTACGAGACTATAATCTAGAGCAACCGGGCGAACTGCTGCTGGAGGGCAACGTAGAGTTTCGCTTTCCTCTTTACAGCTTTATTAAAGGGGCGGTATTTACGGACTTTGGCAACGTTTGGACCCTGCGCAGCCAGCCTATTAACCCGAACCAGACGCCGGCACAACAAGAAGAGCAGCGTAAACGTCAGCAGCAATCCACTTTTCGTTTCAACAACTTCTACCGGCAGTTTGCGGTGGGTTCTGGCATCGGCTTCCGCTTTGATTTCACCTTCCTGATCCTACGTCTGGACGTGGCTACGAAAGTGTACGACCCGACCGCGCCCGGCAGCAAGTGGGCCATCCGCAAGTTCAGCTTGGCGGAGGATCAAACCGCCTTTAACCTTGGCATCGGCTACCCCTTCTAA